Proteins encoded in a region of the Bactrocera tryoni isolate S06 chromosome 4, CSIRO_BtryS06_freeze2, whole genome shotgun sequence genome:
- the LOC120774777 gene encoding signal element on autosome protein 2 — protein sequence MASIETEMPPMHAAETGGVAGGGVADNGSNNSNGNANGGNNAAAVVSSGPHSNGSGVGDAGQPGTNSNNNTISAAADSSDNQPGTPQPPTNGQLIANNEQQQQQLGHNPYAMYSSVATTTNGNVGLPHMYGSSIYATAGSQPDMQQQQQQQPPYPSYLNSFEQFYQQQQQQQQQQQHQAGAAMDYGLMYGAGGNSNGSSDYKSNQSAVSNVRYHPYLNNPTSCSTGDGNNRNGTPENNTNGVVNGGTLPLPQSSTAVSTTTNSLSPRLVSSSSPTSTSTHMQLSGSSTTGSPGGNCKLQCKKCGLMCASDNELQEHITNVHGASPYGSSGYSSSPYIKEELSSGSQQQSTATQGGNPGELLDLDSQKMVYPPAPGSIQSLLHHPHQMHEPAGGSDPLHSMHSMQQRALPGWEQPQPPNNGMQEGMPAYMQQQSTQPQPGQQQTDLSGKPPHANQSPYYSPKQSPYHVPGSMPNGATGMSIKQEYGLIKTEYPDSQNYVDKSFDPTVTADICQQPPPSVQQQQMMPVSSSPAEFPTTTTGPQDPQQQYRGFEPPSSSSVNPVSLPTKAATWKSNEARRPKTYNCTACNKWFTSSGHLKRHYNTTLHKNAVKSSGQPDPATLPISAHHHPTRDPTTTTKSHSRRNNASAAAAAAAAAAAQQQQPPAPVQPPEPPRNSPDFAQGAGMGMSQYSASPSPTQQMQMNGVPYGANPGGYQPQQQQSQYLNQVQSSTNSHSPSHINVPGISPNNSQTVLNGHPNGLAGPSAPVTPQPMPSSHTRGLLNKTTTTTTKSEPLEDNYPHNSNSNNSTMHIRSPQQETESDTDPELDNTLSSEERDRSQMDMEMLQQQQQLQLEEEAAATAAVAAEQAQEAEVQLQRHRQAQADLEQGEELQVFHHQLLEELEGPQRHYHNTTPTLNPASEHSMRPLSPLITSHQHYHQEQLQRPPGMVDNIFSPMQPPAAVTMPANIMDPQYNILPLGINTPPLLSSSMQLLPPQQPITSTSTATMVNMGSIHMLHSRHHTQQAEPEQPERLVLPSMRSMLLNNTSIQSPVDHINSITPQLLPPITTTTQQLLPPLQQQPQLHTTNTIPSFQQLQQESELAPLEPTMTYHTTIGNETAMSSEDGEVITINSSNSSNESNDYIHLSTMDPYNGMQPQQMITADGQLLQFMPSSLMGQPFFALPPHTTLRESYPRSPQEGDLPPAHTILGNGVNMQEHLYLQEPSQTMDSGAVAPYSPKTELASPDTTSKSDINTTVTNQNDESDSSTAGNNTNIIDTTTENTTANGRKNATKKVAKPRRPTKRQSASKRKISPSQCTTTPRSITLPNGRVKCLECDKEFSKNCYLTQHNKSFHSGEYPYRCVTCGKRFAEPEVHRVHNSRHQATDKPHKCDQCPKQFHHKTDLRRHIEAIHTGMKQHVCPLCNKGFCRRDHLRKHVETHSRPRVVARRVLNAIVAEGLFDMTELEKPYRPYENDTTTETKDEEQDQNNTSSGQDQCTEPKQPKAKRRKKNSNVKTEPVEMPPPLYTAPRARATSTAVSGELDENSYLISSTDESYIDEDSLIIEDHELEDENNYIIKEEPYVDGMPYAEAMPEKQLSAFF from the coding sequence ATGGCCTCAATTGAAACAGAGATGCCGCCGATGCATGCGGCTGAGACCGGTGGCGTGGCCGGTGGCGGTGTAGCCGACAATGGCAGCAATAACAGCAACGGCAACGCTAATGGCGGCAACAATGCCGCAGCAGTCGTCTCTAGCGGACCACATTCGAACGGTAGCGGTGTCGGCGATGCCGGACAACCGGGCACGAATAGCAATAATAATACGATCAGCGCGGCTGCAGACTCCAGCGATAACCAGCCGGGCACACCGCAGCCACCCACTAATGGCCAATTAATTGCCAACaacgaacagcaacaacaacagttgggTCACAATCCCTACGCCATGTACAGTTCGGTGGCGACCACAACGAATGGCAACGTCGGCTTGCCACATATGTACGGTAGCAGCATTTACGCTACAGCTGGCAGCCAACCAGatatgcagcagcagcagcaacagcaaccacCATATCCCAGCTATCTGAACTCATTCGAGCAGTTCtaccaacagcagcagcagcagcaacaacaacagcaacatcaagCGGGGGCTGCCATGGATTATGGACTGATGTATGGCGCTGGTGGCAACAGCAATGGCAGCAGCGACTACAAGTCCAACCAGTCGGCAGTTAGCAATGTGCGCTATCACCCCTACCTCAACAACCCGACTTCATGCAGCACCGGTGACGGCAACAATCGCAATGGCACGCCGGAAAATAATACTAACGGCGTTGTTAACGGCGGCACGTTACCGCTGCCACAAAGCAGCACCGCCGTGTCGACCACCACCAATTCGCTGAGCCCACGCTTAGTCAGCTCCAGCAGTCCAACATCGACTTCGACACACATGCAGTTAAGCGGTAGCTCTACAACCGGTTCGCCGGGCGGCAACTGCAAACTACAATGCAAGAAATGTGGACTCATGTGCGCCAGCGACAATGAACTGCAAGAGCATATTACCAATGTGCATGGCGCCTCGCCATATGGCAGCAGCGGCTACTCCAGCTCGCCGTACATAAAGGAGGAACTCTCTTCGGGCTCGCAACAGCAGTCCACAGCCACACAGGGCGGCAATCCGGGTGAGCTACTAGATTTGGATTCACAAAAGATGGTTTATCCGCCCGCACCGGGCAGCATACAATCACTGCTACATCATCCACACCAAATGCATGAGCCAGCAGGTGGCAGCGATCCCCTGCACTCCATGCACAGCATGCAACAACGCGCTCTACCCGGTTGGGAGCAACCACAGCCGCCAAATAATGGCATGCAGGAGGGTATGCCAGCCTACATGCAGCAACAGTCCACACAACCGCAGCCAGGCCAACAGCAGACTGACTTGAGCGGCAAGCCACCGCATGCGAATCAATCGCCGTATTACTCGCCCAAACAGTCGCCTTATCATGTGCCAGGCAGCATGCCGAACGGCGCAACTGGCATGTCTATAAAACAAGAATATGGCTTGATCAAAACTGAGTACCCCGACTCACAGAATTATGTGGATAAGTCTTTCGATCCCACTGTAACCGCTGATATATGTCAACAACCCCCGCCCTccgtacaacaacagcaaatgatGCCGGTTTCCTCAAGCCCAGCTGAGTTTCCTACGACCACAACTGGGCCACAGGATCCGCAACAGCAGTATCGTGGCTTTGAGCCACCCTCTTCGTCATCTGTTAATCCAGTCAGTTTGCCTACTAAGGCCGCCACTTGGAAGTCGAATGAGGCACGTCGACCGAAGACATACAACTGCACCGCTTGCAACAAGTGGTTCACTAGCTCGGGACACCTGAAGCGTCATTACAATACCACCTTGCACAAGAACGCAGTCAAGTCTAGCGGTCAGCCAGATCCAGCAACGCTGCCAATATCTGCGCACCATCATCCGACACGTGATCCAACCACAACAACTAAGTCACATAGCCGGCGCAATAACGCTAGTGCCGCTGCAGCAGcagctgccgccgccgccgcacaacaacagcaaccaccAGCACCGGTGCAGCCACCCGAACCGCCTAGAAATTCGCCGGACTTTGCACAAGGTGCGGGTATGGGCATGTCGCAGTACTCCGCTTCACCATCGCCGACACAACAAATGCAGATGAACGGTGTACCGTATGGCGCCAACCCAGGCGGCTAtcagccacaacaacagcaatcgcAATACTTAAATCAAGTGCAGTCATCGACGAATAGTCATTCGCCCAGCCATATAAATGTGCCGGGTATCTCGCCAAACAACTCACAAACCGTCTTGAACGGTCACCCAAACGGGTTAGCAGGTCCCTCCGCCCCAGTAACACCACAACCAATGCCGTCCTCCCACACGAGGGGCCTGCTGAACAAAACAACAACCACTACCACAAAGAGCGAACCCTTGGAGGACAACTACCcgcacaacagcaacagcaacaacagcacaatGCACATTCGCTCGCCACAGCAGGAAACGGAATCGGACACGGATCCGGAGTTGGACAACACGCTGTCGTCGGAGGAGCGGGATCGCTCCCAAATGGACATGGAAatgctgcagcagcagcaacagctacAACTGGAAGAGgaggcagcagcaacagcagcagtggCAGCGGAACAGGCACAGGAGGCCGAGGTACAGTTACAACGCCACCGTCAGGCACAGGCGGATCTGGAGCAGGGGGAGGAATTGCAGGTTTTCCACCATCAGCTGTTGGAGGAATTGGAGGGGCCGCAACGACATTATCACAACACAACGCCCACGCTCAATCCGGCGTCGGAGCACAGCATGCGACCGCTATCGCCCCTTATTACCTCCCACCAGCACTACCACCAGGAGCAGCTGCAGCGTCCGCCGGGAATGGTGGACAACATTTTCTCTCCCATGCAGCCGCCAGCGGCAGTCACTATGCCAGCCAATATAATGGATCCCCAATACAACATCCTACCTTTGGGTATCAACACGCCGCCGCTGCTCAGCAGCAGTATGCAGCTGCTGCCGCCGCAGCAGCCCATCACCAGCACCAGCACAGCTACTATGGTCAATATGGGCAGCATCCATATGCTGCACAGCCGCCACCACACCCAGCAAGCGGAGCCGGAACAGCCGGAGCGGCTGGTGTTACCATCCATGCGCAGTATGCTGCTCAACAATACCAGCATACAGTCGCCGGTGGACCACATCAATTCCATCACGCCGCAGCTGCTGCCGCCCATCACCACCACCACACAGCAGCTGCTGCCGCCGCTGCAGCAGCAGCCGCAGCTGCACACCACCAACACCATTCCATCATTCCAGCAGCTGCAGCAGGAGTCGGAGCTGGCGCCGCTGGAGCCCACAATGACTTATCACACTACTATTGGTAATGAGACGGCAATGTCTAGCGAAGATGGAGAAGTGATTACCATTAACAGCAGTAATAGCAGTAACGAAAGTAACGACTACATACACTTGTCCACAATGGATCCGTACAACGGAATGCAACCACAGCAGATGATCACCGCTGACGGGCAATTACTACAGTTTATGCCCTCTTCACTAATGGGTCAGCCGTTCTTTGCATTGCCTCCGCATACCACTTTACGTGAGTCATATCCACGTTCACCGCAAGAGGGCGACTTGCCGCCGGCTCATACGATTTTAGGCAATGGTGTGAACATGCAAGAGCACCTGTACCTACAAGAGCCATCGCAGACAATGGACAGCGGTGCAGTTGCACCGTATTCACCAAAAACTGAACTGGCCAGCCCGGACACGACCAGTAAAAGCGATATTAATACAACCGTTACAAACCAAAATGATGAAAGCGATAGCTCAACCGCTGGCAACAATACCAATATAATCGACACAACCACCGAGAACACCACCGCGAACGGCCGAAAAAACGCCACCAAAAAAGTTGCGAAACCACGTAGACCAACTAAGCGTCAAAGCGCATCAAAACGGAAGATTTCGCCCTCCCAATGCACCACTACGCCCCGCTCCATCACGTTACCGAATGGTCGTGTCAAATGTCTGGAATGCGATAAGGAGTTCTCCAAAAACTGTTACCTCACTCAACACAACAAGAGCTTCCACTCCGGTGAGTACCCATACCGTTGTGTTACCTGCGGTAAGCGCTTTGCTGAACCGGAGGTTCATCGTGTGCATAACTCACGACATCAAGCCACCGATAAGCCACACAAATGTGATCAATGCCCCAAACAATTTCACCACAAGACCGACTTACGTCGGCACATTGAAGCCATACACACGGGCATGAAACAGCATGTCTGTCCATTGTGTAATAAGGGCTTCTGTCGTAGAGATCATTTGCGTAAGCATGTTGAGACACATTCGCGTCCCAGAGTAGTCGCCAGACGTGTGCTTAATGCCATAGTTGCAGAGGGCTTATTTGATATGACGGAACTGGAGAAACCATACAGACCATATGAAAATGACACGACTACCGAGACGAAAGACGAAGAACAAGACCAAAATAACACTAGCTCAGGCCAGGACCAGTGCACAGAACCGAAACAACCCAAGGCTAAGAGGCGAAAAAAGAATAGTAATGTTAAGACCGAGCCAGTTGAGATGCCACCACCACTATATACAGCACCAAGAGCGCGTGCAACGTCGACGGCTGTAAGTGGTGAATTGGACGAGAACAGCTACTTAATAAGTTCGACTGACGAGAGTTACATAGATGAAGATAGTTTGATTATCGAAGATCACGAGTTAGAagatgaaaataattatataattaaggAGGAACCATATGTAGATGGTATGCCATATGCAGAAGCTATGCCAGAAAAGCAGCTGTCAGCCTTCTTTTGA